The Pseudoxanthomonas suwonensis sequence CGACCGTGGCCTCCAGGCTGGACTCCTGCAGGTCGGCGGTACTGGCACTGCCCTTGCGCTGGCCGAAGTGCACGGTCACGGCGATGCCGCGGTCGCGGGTGGACTCGACCGTCTCCACTTCGCCCAGGCGCACCGACACGTTCAGCCCATGCTCCTCGCTGCAGCTCACCTCGGCCTGGCTGGCGCCCAGCGCCTTCGCCCGCGCCAGCAGCCGCTGCGATATCTCCGCCAGCCGGTCCAGCCGGGCGCCGCTGTCGTCGTTGCGCGCGATGTCGTTCACGTGTTGCACCTCAAGGAATTCCTGTTGTTCGAGTCGAGCGGGTTCGCGGTGACGACCGCGCGGCGCCGGGAATAGGCATGCGGCCCGAACCCGCCGTCGTCCCCGCGCAGGCGGGGACCCAGTGTCTTTCGCAACGGCAGGCGCGCGACAGCCAAGTCGCTGGGTCCCCGCCTGCGCGGGGACGACGGCAGGAGGTGACTGATGCATGCGGCAGCGCAGTCGTGCTGTTCATTGACGAAGCCATGATCGTCACGTTCGCTGAAGACGTGGCGTGCAGGGGATGTCGCGGTCCGCTCGGGGGCATATCCCTGTGCCCACTCGCGGACGCGGCCATCCATGGCCGCTGCCGCGACATCCCCTGCATGCCGTGGCTCCATCCGGAGCCGACCACGCCCGCCGCTTTCGCCGTTGCCGTTGCCGTTGCCGGTCGAGCATCTCGGCACCCGCAGCGCGGCGTTGCCGGCAAGCCGGCTCCCGCCAACGGCTCCCGGCCCCTCCGCGCCGGAATTCAGGCCGGCCCGGGTAGAATCCCCGGCACACGACAGAACCCCAGCCCCATGCGCGGACGCGACGAAGACACCGGCGAATACCTCTCCCCCAGCCGCAGCCAGCAGCGCCGCGAAGCGCTGGAAGTGCTGGAGCTGGCCGAAAAGCTCGCCAGCCTCACGCCCAGCCAGCTGGCCAAGCTGCCGATCCCCGAGGACCTGCTCCCGCACATCGAGCAGACCCGCAGGATCACCGCCCACATCGCCCGCAAGCGCCAGCTCGCCTTCCTGGCCAAGCAGATGCGGCGCGAGGATGACGAAACCCTGGAGGCGATCCGCGACGCCCTCGACGAGGACGGTGTCGCCGCCCGCCGCGAAGTGGCCGCCATGCACCGCGTCGAAGCCTGGCGCGACCGCCTGCTCGCCGACGGCGACGCGGCCTTGGCCGAACTGCTGGAAGAACACCCCGCGGCCGACCGCCAGCACCTGCGCCAGCTGGTCCGCAACGCCCTGGAGGAACGCAAGCGCAACAAGCCGCCGCGCGCCTTCCGCGAACTGTTCCGCGAACTGCGAGCGCTGCTGGTCGGCGGCACCCATGACCGGGAAGCCGGCTCCGACGGCGATGCCGTGGCCTTCGACGACGAAGACCGCGAGGACTGATCCGCCCGGCGCACGCGCGCACGCGGCCATGCCGCGCCTCACGCCCGCGTGCCGCCCACGGTCAGCCCATCGATCAGCAGCGACGGCTGGCCCACGCCGACCGGCACGCTCTGCCCGTCCTTGCCGCACACCCCCACGCCCTCGTCCAGGGCCAGGTCGTGGCCGACCATGCGCACCTTCTGCATCGTCTCCGGCCCGTTGCCGATGATGGTGGCGCCCTTCACCGGCGCGGTGACCCTGCCGTCCTCGATCAGGTAGGCCTCGGTCGCCGAGAACACGTACTTGCCGCTGGTGATGTCGACCTGGCCGCCGCCGAAGTTGACCGCATACAGGCCCTTCTTCACCGAGCGGATCATCTCCTCCGGGTCGTGCCGGCCGGCCAGCATGTAGGTGTTGGTCATGCGCGGCATCACCAGGTGCGCGAACGACTCGCGCCGGCCGTTGCCGGTCGGGGCCATGCCCATCAGCCGCGCGTTGAGCGTGTCCTGCATGTAGCCCACCAGCACCCCGTCCTCGATCAGCGTGGTGCAGCGCGTGGGCGTGCCCTCGTCGTCGATGTTGAGCGAGCCGCGGCGGCCGTCGAGGGTGCCGTCGTCGACGATGGTCACGCCCGGCGCGGCCACGCGCTGGCCCATCCGCCCGGCGTAGGTTGAGGTGCCCTTGCGGTTGAAGTCGCCTTCCAGGCCGTGGCCGACCGCCTCGTGCAGCAGCACGCCCGGCCAACCGGCGCCGAGCACCACCGGCATGGTGCCGGCCGGCGCATCGACCGCGTCGAG is a genomic window containing:
- the yjgA gene encoding ribosome biogenesis factor YjgA, coding for MRGRDEDTGEYLSPSRSQQRREALEVLELAEKLASLTPSQLAKLPIPEDLLPHIEQTRRITAHIARKRQLAFLAKQMRREDDETLEAIRDALDEDGVAARREVAAMHRVEAWRDRLLADGDAALAELLEEHPAADRQHLRQLVRNALEERKRNKPPRAFRELFRELRALLVGGTHDREAGSDGDAVAFDDEDRED
- the tldD gene encoding metalloprotease TldD yields the protein MTDSALTLAESRLLLPGGLDPSALDRAFGALLGPGIDFGDLYFQHSRRESWTVEDRIVKDGAHSIEQGVGVRAISGEKTGFAYSDDINADALRLAAGSARAIARDGAAHAPRSLVRAGGHALYPALDPVDGMGNEDKVELLRTLDRLLRAADPRVIQVSVSLSGGVDTVLVARSDGVLAADVRPLVRLNVQVIVEQGGRRESGYAGGGGRYSYEELFSGGRPEKLAREALRQALVNLDAVDAPAGTMPVVLGAGWPGVLLHEAVGHGLEGDFNRKGTSTYAGRMGQRVAAPGVTIVDDGTLDGRRGSLNIDDEGTPTRCTTLIEDGVLVGYMQDTLNARLMGMAPTGNGRRESFAHLVMPRMTNTYMLAGRHDPEEMIRSVKKGLYAVNFGGGQVDITSGKYVFSATEAYLIEDGRVTAPVKGATIIGNGPETMQKVRMVGHDLALDEGVGVCGKDGQSVPVGVGQPSLLIDGLTVGGTRA